The following proteins are encoded in a genomic region of bacterium:
- a CDS encoding glycosyltransferase family 4 protein — translation MNCKIRVCQVINRFMVGGAETVALDLSRKLDPGRYEVRVLAPLAPIQSSGHADMEQRFLDAGIATDNLAITSFHNPLSILRLYLYFRRGRFDIVHGHNRLSDAWAVEIGALAGIPHRFWTRHLVYQDMTAALIRRYSRLSRKADLVFAVSDAVRENCIEVERIAPEKVVTLVNGIDTERYCPIPAEVIGKKRRELGVTADEHLLLYVARMNEQKAPEGFVRLIWRLREMGVPARGFMCGTGPIERDVRNLIADGPTGVEMLGVRNDIPALLGTADLFVSTSRNEGLPLNVMEAMSSGAAFVAPNIEQISCLLANSGLRDMCLYAPPPQRGDLPDHLIDTWAAKVAEVVKDDQWRRTVGAKSREIIRAEYSLERMVSAYQDAYEETLTARSRTVP, via the coding sequence ATGAACTGCAAGATCAGAGTGTGCCAGGTCATCAACCGTTTCATGGTCGGCGGCGCGGAGACTGTGGCGCTCGATCTCTCCCGCAAGCTAGACCCGGGCCGATATGAGGTCAGGGTGCTAGCACCGCTCGCACCGATCCAGAGCTCGGGTCATGCCGACATGGAACAGCGCTTCCTCGACGCCGGGATCGCCACCGATAATCTCGCCATCACGTCTTTCCACAATCCCCTGTCCATACTTCGCTTGTACCTCTATTTCCGCAGAGGCCGCTTCGACATCGTTCACGGCCACAACAGGCTCTCCGACGCCTGGGCCGTCGAGATCGGCGCCCTGGCCGGGATCCCCCACCGATTCTGGACACGTCATCTCGTCTACCAGGACATGACCGCGGCCCTGATCCGGCGTTACTCCCGTTTGTCCCGCAAGGCGGACCTCGTTTTCGCCGTCTCCGACGCCGTGCGCGAGAACTGCATCGAGGTCGAGAGGATAGCGCCGGAGAAAGTCGTCACTCTTGTCAACGGCATCGACACGGAGAGATACTGCCCGATCCCCGCAGAGGTGATTGGCAAAAAGCGCCGCGAACTCGGCGTGACCGCGGATGAGCATCTTCTCCTTTACGTGGCGCGCATGAACGAGCAGAAAGCGCCGGAGGGATTCGTACGTCTGATATGGAGATTGCGCGAGATGGGAGTGCCTGCGCGAGGCTTCATGTGCGGTACCGGCCCCATCGAGAGAGACGTTCGAAATCTCATCGCCGACGGGCCCACAGGCGTAGAGATGCTCGGCGTCCGCAACGACATTCCCGCCTTACTCGGCACGGCAGACCTCTTCGTCTCAACATCCCGCAACGAAGGATTGCCATTGAACGTGATGGAAGCCATGTCGAGTGGGGCGGCCTTCGTGGCCCCAAACATCGAACAGATCTCGTGTCTGCTCGCAAACTCGGGACTTCGCGACATGTGCCTCTACGCGCCGCCACCTCAGCGGGGCGATCTGCCGGATCATCTGATCGATACGTGGGCGGCGAAAGTGGCCGAGGTCGTGAAGGACGACCAGTGGCGGCGCACGGTGGGTGCCAAGTCCCGCGAAATCATCCGTGCCGAGTATTCACTGGAGCGGATGGTCTCCGCCTACCAGGATGCATACGAAGAAACGCTCACCGCACGCTCTCGTACAGTTCCGTGA
- a CDS encoding glycosyltransferase, whose protein sequence is MFPSSFDWLSGPWNIRGTVALRDCTGHAVRVVCPVGMTPPPALLRQGVTKPGVVREWLRERGDSPRAGEVRGIPVTYPRWRWGPKKLLWGYEGWFMYRQLRKHLAEIVREFKPDVVHAPWISPEGVCASMMGREHGLPVVVQGIGNDANVYLHEFPHSGYVIKHVRRASALLFNCRSTRNAAAAAGLTHPNTHIIFHGVETDLFEPDANRTEFGHRIITVAQLLPRKNHQLLLHAFTHLPADLRDSSTLYFVGGGPLKSSLEDLAKDLGIADRVTVAGRLPHEEMVREMQQSDIFCLPTLSEGMPVATIEAMSVGLPVVASRTDGLPETIAEPTCGILVPPADVKALTDALVEALRRQWDRRAIREHVLSNYTWEQFADKITELYESVR, encoded by the coding sequence ATGTTCCCCTCGAGTTTTGACTGGCTTTCGGGTCCCTGGAACATCCGGGGGACTGTGGCGCTGCGGGATTGTACGGGACACGCTGTTCGTGTCGTCTGTCCGGTCGGCATGACGCCTCCGCCGGCCCTGCTCAGGCAGGGCGTGACCAAGCCCGGCGTCGTTCGCGAGTGGCTGCGCGAGCGTGGAGACTCCCCCCGGGCCGGAGAGGTGAGGGGTATACCGGTGACCTACCCCCGCTGGCGCTGGGGACCCAAGAAACTGCTATGGGGGTACGAAGGCTGGTTCATGTATCGGCAGCTCCGAAAACACCTGGCCGAGATCGTACGCGAATTCAAGCCAGATGTCGTGCATGCGCCCTGGATCTCGCCTGAAGGCGTATGCGCCTCCATGATGGGTCGCGAGCACGGCCTTCCCGTGGTCGTTCAAGGCATCGGTAACGACGCCAATGTCTATCTGCACGAGTTCCCGCACAGCGGCTACGTGATCAAGCATGTCCGCAGAGCCTCCGCGCTGCTGTTCAATTGTCGATCCACCCGGAATGCCGCAGCGGCGGCGGGGCTCACACATCCCAACACGCATATCATTTTCCACGGCGTAGAAACCGATCTCTTCGAGCCCGACGCAAACCGCACCGAATTCGGACACCGCATCATCACCGTGGCGCAGTTGTTGCCGCGAAAGAACCACCAGCTCCTGTTGCATGCCTTCACGCACCTGCCCGCAGACCTGCGGGACAGCTCTACGTTGTACTTCGTCGGAGGCGGTCCCCTGAAATCTTCCCTGGAAGATCTGGCCAAGGATCTCGGCATCGCCGATCGGGTCACTGTCGCCGGCCGTTTGCCTCACGAAGAAATGGTGCGCGAGATGCAGCAGTCGGACATTTTCTGCCTGCCCACCCTCTCGGAGGGCATGCCCGTGGCGACCATCGAGGCGATGTCCGTGGGACTGCCCGTCGTCGCGAGTCGGACCGATGGCCTGCCCGAGACCATCGCGGAACCCACCTGCGGCATACTGGTGCCGCCCGCCGATGTAAAGGCGTTGACCGATGCCCTCGTGGAGGCGCTACGCCGTCAGTGGGATCGTCGCGCCATACGTGAACACGTACTGAGCAACTACACCTGGGAACAGTTTGCCGATAAGATCACGGAACTGTACGAGAGCGTGCGGTGA
- the gmd gene encoding GDP-mannose 4,6-dehydratase — MATSNPRRAMITGITGQDGSYLAELLLEEGYEVFGMVRRTSTETIERVNHIKERLNFVAADLTDQTSVIDAVSEVRPHEIYNLAAQSFVPTSWKQPIFTGDVTALGVTRVLEAIKMVDKSIKVYQASSSEMFGAVRETPQTELTPLYPRSPYGVAKCYGHYITINYRESYNIFAVSGILFNHESPRRGLEFVTRKISDGVARIKLGLQAKLYLGNLDAKRDWGYAADYVRAMWLMLQQDEPEDYVISSGETHSVREFCQIAFSHVDLEWEKHVEVDPRFYRPAEVNVLLGDCSKARENLGWVPSTSFAELVHLMVDADLERLASSTPSSSRV; from the coding sequence ATGGCTACCAGCAACCCGCGGCGCGCGATGATCACCGGCATCACGGGCCAGGACGGCTCGTATCTAGCTGAACTCCTGCTCGAAGAGGGTTACGAGGTCTTCGGCATGGTCCGCCGGACCAGTACCGAGACCATCGAGCGGGTCAATCACATCAAGGAACGTCTGAACTTCGTCGCGGCCGACTTGACCGATCAGACATCGGTGATCGACGCCGTGAGCGAGGTCCGCCCGCATGAGATCTACAATCTCGCGGCGCAGTCCTTCGTGCCGACGTCCTGGAAACAGCCCATCTTCACCGGCGACGTCACGGCCCTCGGCGTGACGCGCGTACTGGAAGCGATCAAGATGGTGGACAAGTCCATCAAGGTCTACCAGGCCTCGTCCAGCGAGATGTTCGGTGCCGTCCGCGAGACGCCGCAGACCGAGTTGACGCCTCTGTATCCGCGCAGTCCCTACGGCGTGGCCAAGTGCTACGGCCACTACATCACGATCAACTACCGCGAAAGCTACAACATTTTTGCCGTATCGGGCATCCTCTTCAACCATGAGTCGCCGCGACGCGGCCTGGAGTTCGTGACCCGCAAGATCAGCGACGGCGTGGCACGCATCAAGCTGGGCTTGCAGGCCAAGCTGTACCTTGGCAATCTCGACGCCAAGCGCGACTGGGGCTACGCCGCGGACTATGTTCGCGCCATGTGGCTGATGCTGCAGCAGGACGAGCCCGAGGACTACGTCATCTCCAGTGGCGAGACCCACTCCGTGCGCGAGTTCTGCCAGATCGCCTTCTCGCACGTCGACCTGGAGTGGGAGAAACACGTCGAGGTCGATCCCAGGTTCTACCGGCCTGCAGAGGTCAACGTGTTGCTGGGCGACTGCAGCAAGGCGCGCGAGAATCTGGGCTGGGTCCCCTCGACCAGCTTCGCCGAACTGGTCCATCTGATGGTCGACGCCGATCTGGAACGGCTCGCATCTTCGACTCCCAGCAGCAGCCGGGTTTGA
- a CDS encoding GDP-mannose 4,6-dehydratase: protein MDLGRFYAGKTVLVTGAAGFIGSHLTDGLVALGCRVRALDDLSDGLLKNLDNAMDSIEFREGSLNDMTILEALVPGCDVVFHLGANASVPRSSQNPAYDFERNLAATFNVLEAVRAGGAGRLLFASSAAVYGEPQTADGRMGENHPFVPKSPYGGTKLAGEFMIDAYTRCYDLDHRRVRIFNTFGPRQRKYVMFDLLEKLRRDPEHLEVIGTGEQQRDYNYVADTVLALLTVAAHTHARAKVYNIAGGRPVSIRDLVDLIIKATGIERPEITYTMESWPGDVVSMVADTSRIETELGYKPAVGLEDGLRRLVDWHRELYGAPW from the coding sequence ATGGATCTCGGACGCTTCTACGCCGGCAAGACCGTCCTGGTGACCGGCGCCGCGGGCTTCATCGGCTCGCATCTGACCGACGGGCTCGTCGCACTCGGGTGCCGGGTCCGCGCCCTGGACGACCTGTCCGACGGCTTGTTGAAGAACCTGGACAACGCGATGGACAGCATCGAGTTCCGCGAGGGATCGCTCAACGACATGACCATCCTGGAGGCGCTGGTGCCGGGCTGCGACGTGGTCTTCCACCTGGGCGCGAACGCCTCGGTCCCCCGTTCGTCACAGAATCCGGCCTACGACTTCGAGCGCAACCTGGCCGCCACCTTCAACGTGCTGGAGGCGGTCCGAGCCGGAGGCGCCGGGCGGCTGCTCTTCGCCTCATCGGCCGCCGTCTACGGCGAGCCCCAGACCGCGGACGGCCGGATGGGCGAGAACCACCCCTTCGTGCCCAAGTCGCCCTACGGCGGCACCAAGCTGGCCGGCGAGTTCATGATCGACGCCTACACACGCTGCTACGACCTCGACCACCGGCGCGTGCGCATCTTCAACACATTCGGCCCGCGCCAGCGCAAGTACGTGATGTTCGATCTGCTGGAGAAGCTGCGCCGCGATCCGGAGCATCTCGAGGTGATCGGGACCGGCGAGCAGCAACGCGACTACAACTACGTCGCCGACACGGTGCTGGCCCTGCTGACCGTGGCCGCCCACACGCACGCGCGCGCCAAAGTCTACAACATCGCCGGCGGCCGTCCCGTGAGCATCCGCGACCTGGTTGACCTGATCATCAAGGCCACGGGCATCGAGCGCCCCGAGATCACCTACACCATGGAGAGCTGGCCCGGCGACGTGGTGAGCATGGTCGCCGACACCTCGCGCATCGAGACCGAACTGGGCTACAAACCGGCAGTGGGTCTGGAGGACGGCCTGCGCCGGCTGGTGGACTGGCATCGCGAGCTGTACGGCGCACCCTGGTAG
- a CDS encoding PPC domain-containing protein yields the protein MRTMLVVLMALCLISSIAVAKPPLEKPLAQYSPNGRAAEAEPNDDYTTANTLTVGDDMNAAIDPAGEVDFFAITVGAGDIVEFETHPGDIGDTKMYLFDTDGTTQLAYNDDVGYPNYYSIINYTFTVAGTYFVEITGYSASYSGTYILTATLDEPPPPPPDNDVCTGAIDLQVQGLSQFDVDLADGGFTNQEPMVYGGCTGYSADGPDAFYKIYLTLGETFTVTEDGACDMAMYLFTDCADPLTSCVAGSDNCCSGAQELITYVAAAEGWYYLGVDAYSSAGCLVTVTIDAPVGNEDSAWGAVKSLYR from the coding sequence ATGCGTACCATGCTAGTCGTTTTGATGGCGCTCTGCCTGATCAGCAGCATCGCCGTTGCCAAACCCCCCCTGGAGAAGCCTTTGGCGCAGTATTCACCCAACGGGCGCGCCGCCGAAGCCGAGCCCAACGATGACTACACGACGGCCAACACGCTGACCGTCGGCGACGACATGAACGCCGCCATCGATCCGGCCGGAGAAGTCGACTTCTTCGCGATCACCGTCGGGGCAGGCGATATCGTCGAGTTCGAGACCCACCCCGGCGACATCGGCGACACCAAGATGTATCTCTTCGATACCGACGGCACGACCCAGCTGGCCTACAACGACGATGTCGGGTATCCCAACTATTACTCGATCATCAACTACACCTTCACCGTGGCCGGCACCTACTTCGTCGAGATCACGGGCTACAGCGCCTCCTACTCGGGAACGTACATCCTGACCGCCACCCTGGATGAGCCGCCTCCGCCGCCGCCCGACAATGACGTCTGCACGGGCGCCATCGATCTGCAGGTGCAGGGTCTGTCTCAGTTCGACGTGGATCTCGCCGATGGCGGCTTCACAAACCAGGAGCCCATGGTTTACGGCGGCTGTACCGGTTACAGCGCCGACGGCCCCGACGCCTTCTACAAGATCTACCTGACCCTTGGCGAGACGTTCACCGTCACCGAAGACGGCGCATGCGACATGGCCATGTACCTGTTCACGGACTGCGCGGATCCCTTGACTTCCTGCGTGGCCGGCTCGGACAACTGCTGCAGCGGTGCCCAGGAACTGATCACCTATGTGGCCGCGGCCGAAGGCTGGTACTATCTGGGCGTGGACGCCTATTCTAGCGCGGGCTGCCTCGTGACCGTCACGATCGATGCTCCGGTCGGCAACGAGGACAGCGCCTGGGGCGCCGTGAAGAGCCTCTACCGCTAG
- a CDS encoding ATP-binding cassette domain-containing protein, translated as MITPDTLRGLSVGELLDRWPFAQGWLAERGTELGDDPALALAATPAAGLLDDLAGFLAEMDAFLAGEEERVAEIAVYGGYDKGGEPEPVSELSARLGEVICIVGPTGSGKSRLLADIEWVARGDTPTGRRVTINGREAGMKWRTSSEHKLVAQLSQNMNFVMDLSVADFLALHADSRQAPDPEAKIQRIWKDANALAGEPFALDTPVTSLSGGQSRALMIADTAVLSRSPVVLIDEIENAGIDRQKALDILIGQDKIVLMATHDPILALMGDRRVVINNGAMVDVIEPSARERANLGELRALDTRLMGLRHRLRMGERLDSIA; from the coding sequence ATGATCACCCCCGACACCCTGCGCGGCCTGAGCGTCGGCGAGCTGCTGGACCGCTGGCCCTTCGCCCAGGGCTGGCTCGCGGAGCGCGGCACGGAACTGGGCGACGATCCCGCCCTGGCGCTCGCGGCCACGCCGGCCGCCGGGCTGCTGGACGACCTCGCGGGCTTTCTGGCCGAGATGGACGCCTTCCTCGCCGGCGAGGAGGAACGGGTCGCCGAGATCGCCGTCTACGGGGGATACGACAAGGGCGGCGAGCCGGAACCGGTGTCCGAGCTGTCGGCGCGTCTGGGCGAGGTGATCTGCATCGTGGGTCCCACCGGCTCGGGCAAGAGCCGACTGCTGGCGGACATCGAGTGGGTGGCCCGCGGCGACACGCCCACCGGTCGCCGCGTGACCATCAACGGCCGCGAAGCGGGGATGAAATGGCGCACGTCCAGCGAGCACAAGCTCGTGGCCCAGCTCAGCCAGAACATGAACTTCGTCATGGACCTGTCCGTGGCGGATTTCCTGGCCCTGCATGCCGACAGCCGCCAGGCGCCCGATCCCGAGGCCAAGATCCAGCGGATCTGGAAGGACGCCAACGCGCTCGCGGGCGAACCCTTCGCCCTGGACACGCCCGTCACGAGCCTGTCCGGGGGCCAATCCCGCGCCCTGATGATCGCCGACACCGCCGTGCTGAGCCGCTCCCCGGTGGTGCTGATCGACGAGATCGAGAACGCCGGCATCGACCGCCAGAAGGCCCTCGACATCCTGATCGGCCAGGACAAGATCGTCCTGATGGCCACCCACGACCCCATCCTGGCCCTGATGGGCGATCGCCGCGTGGTGATCAACAACGGCGCCATGGTGGACGTGATCGAGCCGTCGGCCCGCGAGCGGGCCAACCTGGGCGAGCTGCGGGCGCTGGACACCCGCCTGATGGGCCTGCGGCACCGCCTGCGGATGGGTGAGAGATTGGACTCGATCGCATAG